One part of the Anaeromyxobacter sp. Fw109-5 genome encodes these proteins:
- a CDS encoding NUDIX hydrolase, translating to MPKVDAIEVVEDYTDRARCDEGFLRLKRYRARNRRADGSASPVYPIDVIDRPTLDAVAVVLWARTRRGIEVLTRRGLRPAAYFRRGKPAVLPEPEYLLVEEIVAGVLEPGERGLDALRRRGAEEAREEAGIELAPEALELLGGPFFPLPGIVSEKIHLLAGEVARPDGEGSYEAPHEGDGSPLEEGALLTWRELGAAVAACESGEIEDGKTELALRRLAARLTCR from the coding sequence ATGCCGAAGGTCGACGCCATCGAGGTCGTGGAGGACTACACGGACCGCGCCCGCTGCGACGAGGGCTTCCTGCGCCTCAAGCGCTACCGGGCACGGAACCGGCGCGCGGACGGCTCCGCCTCACCCGTCTACCCGATCGACGTCATCGACCGGCCGACGCTGGATGCCGTGGCGGTCGTCCTCTGGGCGCGCACGCGTCGCGGGATCGAGGTCCTCACCCGCAGGGGGCTCCGGCCGGCGGCCTACTTCCGCCGCGGAAAGCCCGCGGTGCTCCCCGAGCCCGAGTACCTGCTCGTGGAGGAGATCGTGGCGGGCGTGCTCGAGCCGGGCGAGCGGGGTCTCGACGCGCTGCGCAGGCGCGGCGCCGAGGAGGCTCGGGAGGAGGCGGGCATCGAGCTCGCGCCGGAGGCGCTCGAGCTGCTCGGCGGACCGTTCTTCCCGCTCCCCGGCATCGTCTCGGAGAAGATCCACCTCCTCGCCGGCGAGGTGGCGAGGCCGGACGGGGAGGGGAGCTACGAGGCGCCGCACGAGGGTGACGGCTCCCCGCTCGAGGAGGGCGCGCTGCTGACCTGGCGCGAGCTGGGCGCCGCCGTCGCGGCGTGCGAGTCCGGCGAGATCGAGGACGGCAAGACCGAGCTCGCGCTGCGGAGGCTCGCCGCGCGGCTCACGTGCCGTTGA
- a CDS encoding nucleoside-diphosphate sugar epimerase/dehydratase: MRCRAAAAFAAGTAALAHPGWRYAAIFAVDGAAALAALHVAFWLRFEGELPLFYGRMLPAVSALLLVTRLSSNGLARLHRWSFRLAGLDEALRVVAAAAAGTAVFLAATVVLSLRLPLTVYALELFLSATAFGAVRFLPRAGLQWLGNRSRTRAGAPRALVIGGGHAAELLARDLLREPGGQYQLVGFIHEDGHTGCARIDGIPILGGVSDLPRLIWLHRITAVLLADPRVGAARIREIVSLCSTSRVRFKIAPSSWCHLEQRLSGAMLADMSPEDLLPRDAVAFDESEIRRLVGGRRALVTGAGGTIGGELSRQLARNGVRQLVMVDMNENELYLRRLALAEEYPDVEIRCEVADVREAAPLLRLGQRYRPDDVFHAAAHKHVPLMEDAPAEAVKNNVFGTLNAARMADACGAERFVLISTDKAVNPTSVMGVTKRVAELVVRDLARRSRMRVTAVRFGNVLGSSGSVIPIFKRQIARGGPVTVTHPECTRYFMTIPEAVGLVLLAGLGGHGELCVLDMGEPIRIADLARSMITLSGHVPGEDVEIVYTGLRPGEKLTEEVLTEQEERSLVVRDRIRVTQSPPPPDDLQARLRELRAVADGGERDELLAALAALVPTYLSPRDRFTHGPPVATTPPAHGSGRGGSYGPPGLSVVGRPGDAGARL, translated from the coding sequence TCCTCGTGACGCGGCTCTCGTCCAACGGGCTCGCCCGCCTGCACCGATGGTCCTTCCGGCTCGCGGGCCTGGACGAGGCACTCCGGGTCGTCGCGGCTGCCGCGGCGGGTACGGCGGTCTTCCTCGCCGCGACCGTGGTGCTCTCGCTGCGGCTCCCGCTCACCGTCTACGCGCTCGAGCTCTTCCTGTCGGCCACCGCCTTCGGCGCGGTGCGCTTCCTTCCGCGCGCCGGCCTCCAGTGGCTGGGGAACCGGTCCCGGACCCGCGCGGGGGCGCCGCGCGCGCTCGTCATCGGCGGCGGTCACGCGGCGGAGCTGCTGGCGCGCGACCTGCTGCGCGAGCCCGGCGGCCAGTACCAGCTCGTCGGGTTCATCCACGAGGACGGCCACACGGGGTGCGCGCGCATCGACGGGATCCCGATCCTCGGCGGGGTCTCCGATCTGCCTCGCCTCATCTGGCTACACCGCATCACGGCGGTGCTCCTCGCCGATCCGCGCGTCGGCGCGGCGCGGATCAGGGAGATCGTGTCGCTCTGCTCCACCTCCCGCGTGCGGTTCAAGATCGCCCCGTCCTCCTGGTGTCACCTCGAGCAGCGCCTCTCGGGGGCGATGCTCGCGGACATGTCGCCCGAGGACCTGCTGCCGCGCGACGCCGTCGCCTTCGACGAGTCGGAGATCCGTCGGCTCGTCGGCGGACGGCGCGCGCTCGTGACGGGCGCCGGCGGCACCATCGGGGGGGAGCTCTCCCGCCAGCTGGCGCGCAACGGCGTTCGACAGCTCGTGATGGTCGACATGAACGAGAACGAGCTCTACCTGCGCCGCCTCGCGCTCGCCGAGGAATACCCGGACGTCGAGATCCGCTGCGAGGTGGCCGACGTCCGCGAGGCCGCGCCGCTCCTGCGCCTCGGCCAGCGCTACCGGCCGGATGACGTCTTCCACGCGGCGGCGCACAAGCACGTGCCCCTCATGGAGGATGCGCCGGCGGAGGCGGTGAAGAACAACGTCTTCGGGACCTTGAACGCCGCGCGCATGGCGGACGCGTGTGGCGCCGAGCGGTTCGTGCTCATCTCGACGGACAAGGCGGTGAACCCGACGTCCGTGATGGGAGTGACGAAGCGCGTCGCCGAGCTCGTGGTCCGCGACCTCGCTCGCCGCTCGCGCATGCGGGTCACCGCGGTCCGGTTCGGGAACGTGCTCGGCTCCTCCGGCAGCGTCATCCCGATCTTCAAGCGGCAGATCGCGCGCGGCGGCCCCGTGACCGTCACGCACCCGGAGTGCACGCGCTACTTCATGACGATCCCGGAGGCGGTGGGGCTCGTGCTGCTGGCCGGCCTGGGCGGCCACGGCGAGCTGTGCGTCCTCGACATGGGCGAGCCGATCCGGATCGCCGACCTCGCGCGGAGCATGATCACGCTGTCCGGGCACGTGCCCGGAGAGGACGTGGAGATCGTCTACACGGGGCTGCGCCCCGGCGAGAAGCTGACCGAGGAGGTGCTCACCGAGCAGGAGGAGCGCTCCCTCGTCGTGCGCGATCGCATCCGGGTGACGCAGAGCCCTCCGCCGCCCGACGACCTGCAGGCGCGGCTGCGCGAGCTCCGTGCCGTCGCGGATGGGGGTGAGCGCGACGAGCTCCTCGCTGCCCTCGCGGCGCTCGTGCCGACCTACCTGTCGCCGCGCGACCGGTTCACCCACGGGCCGCCGGTCGCGACCACGCCCCCCGCGCACGGGAGCGGCAGGGGCGGGAGCTACGGACCGCCGGGGCTGAGCGTCGTGGGACGCCCCGGTGACGCCGGGGCCCGCCTGTGA
- a CDS encoding ferritin-like domain-containing protein has protein sequence MKESHVIAELSRLMELEIDALQAYDVAIAWVGGAGTTIGGELARFKVEHQRHALALHEALHALGGRAPDVEPDVQGVVIGALTPPLRRLNAQELLEAMRWNEQLTTAVYRKVLGTPLPADVRALVERAGDDEQRHLAWLEEALARAIWLDTSSVAALP, from the coding sequence ATGAAGGAGTCGCACGTCATCGCCGAGCTGTCGCGCCTGATGGAGCTCGAGATCGACGCCCTCCAGGCCTACGACGTGGCGATCGCCTGGGTCGGGGGAGCGGGGACGACGATCGGCGGCGAGCTCGCGCGCTTCAAGGTCGAGCACCAGCGCCACGCCCTCGCGCTCCACGAGGCGCTCCACGCGCTCGGCGGACGCGCCCCGGACGTCGAGCCCGACGTGCAGGGCGTGGTCATCGGGGCCCTCACGCCTCCGCTGCGCCGCCTGAACGCCCAGGAGCTCCTCGAGGCGATGCGCTGGAACGAGCAGCTCACGACGGCGGTCTACCGCAAGGTGCTCGGGACGCCCCTCCCTGCGGACGTGCGTGCCCTCGTCGAGCGGGCGGGCGACGACGAGCAGCGGCACCTCGCGTGGCTCGAGGAGGCGCTCGCCCGCGCGATCTGGCTCGACACCTCCTCCGTCGCCGCGCTCCCCTAG
- the acnB gene encoding bifunctional aconitate hydratase 2/2-methylisocitrate dehydratase, whose translation MIEAYLKHEAERKAQGIPPKPLDPEQTRELVKLLESPPKGQEAFLLGLLRDRVSPGVDPAAEVKAAFLAELVKGTKKSPLISKKEAVQLLGTMMGGYNVPPLVAALSDATLADDAAKALSGMTYVYGAFDEVVALAKTNAAAKKVVESWAKAEWFTSRPGVPAQVKVKVFKVDGEINTDDFSPAGDASTRPDIPLHALAMGKTRFKGGLQTIADFRAQGFQVAFVGDVVGTGSSRKSACNSVQWHIGDDIPFVPNKKRGGVIIGGVIAPIFFATAQDSGALPIRADVTKLKTGDVVVVDSVKGEIRSEAGEVLSTFKLAPNTLADEFRAGGRIPLTIGRSVTEKARQALGLPATDLFAKVTNPQPKAGQGYSLAQKMVGKACGIPGALPGGYYEPKMTTVGSQDTTGPMTADELKELACLRFQSPMFMQSFCHTAAYPKPADVKMHRTLPQFVQERGGVPLRPGDGVIHSWLNRLLLPDTVGTGGDSHTRFPLGISFPAGSGLVAFAGAMGFMPLDMPESVLVRFKGKLNPGITLRDVVNAIPYWAIQQGLLTVPKKNKKNVFNGRILEMEGLPDLTVEQAFELTDAAAERSAAAAAVKLSEKSVADYLRSNVALMTKMIEDGYGDRETLKGRIAAVEAWLAKPELLSADANAEYAAVIEIDLAQIAEPILACPNDPDDVKKLSDVANTKIDDVFLGSCMTNIGHFRAAGEIWKGQKFNPGVRTWICPPTRMDQQQLKDEAYYSTYSAVGARIEIAGCSLCMGNQARVPDGVTVFSTSTRNFDDRIGNGAKVFLGSAELGAVSANLGRLPTPAEYFAAYNEKIAPKAGQVYRYLQFDELEGYKGLRVVA comes from the coding sequence GTGATCGAGGCGTACCTGAAGCACGAGGCGGAGCGGAAGGCGCAGGGGATCCCGCCGAAGCCCCTCGACCCCGAGCAGACGCGCGAGCTCGTGAAGCTGCTCGAGAGCCCGCCCAAGGGGCAGGAGGCGTTCCTCCTGGGGCTGCTGCGCGACCGCGTCTCCCCCGGCGTCGACCCGGCCGCCGAGGTGAAGGCCGCGTTCCTCGCCGAGCTCGTGAAGGGGACGAAGAAGTCGCCGCTCATCTCGAAGAAGGAGGCGGTGCAGCTCCTCGGCACGATGATGGGCGGCTACAACGTCCCGCCGCTCGTCGCGGCGCTCTCCGACGCCACCCTCGCCGACGACGCCGCCAAGGCGCTGTCCGGCATGACCTACGTCTACGGCGCCTTCGACGAGGTCGTCGCGCTCGCGAAGACGAACGCCGCCGCGAAGAAGGTCGTGGAGTCGTGGGCGAAGGCGGAGTGGTTCACGAGCCGCCCCGGCGTCCCCGCGCAGGTGAAGGTGAAGGTCTTCAAGGTCGACGGCGAGATCAACACCGACGACTTCTCGCCCGCGGGCGACGCGTCCACCCGCCCGGACATCCCGCTCCACGCGCTCGCCATGGGCAAGACCCGCTTCAAGGGCGGCCTGCAGACCATCGCCGACTTCCGCGCGCAGGGCTTCCAGGTCGCCTTCGTGGGCGACGTGGTCGGCACCGGCTCCTCGCGCAAGTCCGCCTGCAACAGCGTGCAGTGGCACATCGGCGACGACATCCCGTTCGTCCCCAACAAGAAGCGGGGCGGCGTCATCATCGGAGGCGTCATCGCGCCCATCTTCTTCGCCACCGCGCAGGACTCGGGCGCGCTCCCGATCCGCGCGGACGTGACGAAGCTGAAGACCGGCGACGTCGTGGTGGTCGACTCCGTGAAGGGCGAGATCCGCAGCGAGGCCGGGGAGGTGCTCTCGACGTTCAAGCTCGCCCCGAACACCCTCGCGGACGAGTTCCGCGCCGGCGGCCGCATCCCGCTCACCATCGGCCGCTCCGTCACGGAGAAGGCGCGGCAGGCGCTGGGGCTCCCGGCCACCGACCTCTTCGCGAAGGTGACGAACCCGCAGCCGAAGGCCGGCCAGGGCTACTCGCTCGCCCAGAAGATGGTCGGAAAGGCCTGCGGCATCCCGGGCGCGCTCCCGGGCGGCTACTACGAGCCGAAGATGACCACCGTCGGCTCGCAGGACACCACCGGCCCCATGACCGCGGACGAGCTGAAGGAGCTCGCCTGCCTGCGGTTCCAGTCGCCGATGTTCATGCAGTCGTTCTGCCACACGGCGGCGTACCCGAAGCCGGCCGACGTGAAGATGCACCGCACCCTGCCGCAGTTCGTCCAGGAGCGCGGCGGCGTGCCGCTCCGCCCGGGCGACGGCGTCATCCACTCGTGGCTGAACCGGCTGCTCCTCCCGGACACGGTCGGCACGGGCGGCGACTCGCACACGCGCTTCCCCCTCGGCATCTCCTTCCCGGCGGGCTCGGGCCTCGTGGCGTTCGCCGGCGCGATGGGGTTCATGCCGCTCGACATGCCGGAGTCGGTGCTCGTCCGCTTCAAGGGCAAGCTCAACCCCGGCATCACGCTGCGTGACGTCGTCAACGCCATCCCGTACTGGGCCATCCAGCAGGGCCTGCTGACGGTGCCGAAGAAGAACAAGAAGAACGTCTTCAACGGCCGGATCCTCGAGATGGAGGGGCTGCCCGACCTCACCGTCGAGCAGGCGTTCGAGCTGACCGACGCCGCGGCGGAGCGGAGCGCGGCGGCGGCGGCGGTGAAGCTCTCCGAGAAGAGCGTCGCCGACTACCTGCGCTCGAACGTGGCGCTCATGACGAAGATGATCGAGGACGGCTACGGCGACCGCGAGACGCTGAAGGGCCGCATCGCCGCCGTCGAGGCGTGGCTCGCGAAGCCCGAGCTGCTCTCCGCCGACGCGAACGCCGAGTACGCCGCGGTCATCGAGATCGACCTCGCGCAGATCGCCGAGCCGATCCTCGCCTGCCCGAACGACCCCGACGACGTGAAGAAGCTGTCCGACGTCGCGAACACCAAGATCGACGACGTGTTCCTCGGCTCGTGCATGACGAACATCGGCCACTTCCGCGCGGCCGGCGAGATCTGGAAGGGCCAGAAGTTCAACCCCGGCGTGCGCACCTGGATCTGCCCGCCCACGCGGATGGACCAGCAGCAGCTGAAGGACGAGGCGTACTACTCGACCTACAGCGCGGTCGGCGCCCGCATCGAGATCGCCGGGTGCTCGCTCTGCATGGGCAACCAGGCGCGCGTGCCGGACGGCGTGACGGTCTTCTCGACCTCGACCCGCAACTTCGACGACCGCATCGGCAACGGCGCCAAGGTGTTCCTCGGCTCCGCCGAGCTCGGCGCGGTGTCGGCGAACCTCGGCCGGCTGCCCACGCCGGCGGAGTACTTCGCCGCGTACAACGAGAAGATCGCGCCGAAGGCCGGGCAGGTGTACCGCTACCTCCAGTTCGACGAGCTGGAGGGGTACAAGGGCCTCCGGGTCGTCGCCTAG
- a CDS encoding ferritin-like domain-containing protein, which yields MNVHEIAEELTNLVQLDVDAVVAYDRAIEAIGDGWIATELARFRLDHQRHILELSKALLDMNVRPPGAKPDMKGTILGSVTGLRARLGTEQALRAMKPNEELTTSTYARALAKPFPEELLELVRRNYADEQRHLAWLERALDQRLWEREQAGAAH from the coding sequence ATGAACGTGCACGAGATCGCGGAGGAGCTGACGAACCTGGTGCAGCTCGACGTCGACGCCGTCGTCGCCTACGACCGGGCCATCGAGGCGATCGGCGACGGCTGGATCGCGACGGAGCTCGCCCGGTTCAGGCTCGACCACCAGCGCCACATCCTCGAGCTCTCGAAGGCGCTGCTCGACATGAACGTGCGGCCGCCGGGGGCGAAGCCGGACATGAAGGGCACGATCCTGGGCAGCGTCACGGGGCTGCGCGCCCGCCTCGGGACCGAGCAGGCGCTCCGCGCGATGAAGCCCAACGAGGAGCTCACCACCTCCACGTACGCGCGCGCCCTGGCGAAGCCCTTCCCCGAGGAGCTCCTCGAGCTCGTCCGTCGCAACTACGCCGACGAGCAGCGGCACCTCGCCTGGCTCGAGCGTGCGCTCGACCAGCGGCTTTGGGAGCGGGAGCAGGCGGGCGCGGCGCACTGA
- a CDS encoding polysaccharide biosynthesis tyrosine autokinase, giving the protein MRRDRQADDAVVEVNFAAGTLKEESRRPATEELTFADLVRALFAARWLVGGFALAALALGFAYVLHAVPLYETAALLQIEETSPTLHGLEDLSEIIGHTTSPAETEIEIIRSRTLIGSVVDGLRLDLRAEPRRAPLIGRAIARRWKGDGPAPARFGLGKYAWGGERIRLAELRVPDRLLDQPLVLTALEGGRYRLAEREGGQLLEGRVGQRVGGDGAAVEIDVDELVARPGTEFVVVRSERGGVVTAVREVLRAYETTRKSGVLVARFQDTSPERAAATLNAIAQAYLRRNVERKSAEAAQMLGFLESQLPHLKENVDKAELAMNEYQRDKRTLDLSHEAQGMLEQSIRIETALQELQMQATDLRQRFTSSHPAVVAAQEKIAKVKAERAGLEEQMRGLPKRELESARLARDVTVASELYVLVLNKAQELKVARSGVVGNVTVLDPAEIPRSPARPRPLLVLSLALLLGLGAGVAAALARRALTEGADDPDEIEARTGLPVFVMVPHSDTEGRLDREARRVPGAFRTALAEAAPDDLAVEGLRSLRTALQFALVEARNNVIALGAPAPAVGKSFVSVNLAHLLAAAGRRVLLVDGDLRRGRLHRYFSLERTPGLSDAVSGTVPLEQALRRTGIERLDVLSTGRIPPNPAELLASHRFQQLLASVSERYDLVLVDTPPVLAVTDPALVARLASVNLLVLRAGAHSIAEIAQAAKHLAQAGVKLQGAILNEVQGTRGGRYGRGGRYYRYDYRSDAS; this is encoded by the coding sequence ATGCGACGAGATCGGCAGGCAGACGACGCGGTCGTCGAGGTGAACTTCGCGGCGGGAACCCTCAAGGAGGAGTCCCGCCGCCCGGCGACGGAGGAGCTCACGTTCGCGGATCTCGTGCGGGCGCTCTTCGCCGCGCGCTGGCTGGTCGGCGGGTTCGCGCTCGCGGCGCTCGCGCTCGGCTTCGCGTACGTGCTTCACGCGGTCCCGCTGTACGAGACGGCGGCGCTCCTCCAGATCGAGGAGACCAGCCCGACGCTGCACGGGCTCGAGGACCTCTCGGAGATCATCGGCCACACGACCTCGCCCGCGGAGACCGAGATCGAGATCATTCGCTCGCGAACGCTCATCGGCTCCGTCGTCGATGGGCTCCGGCTCGACCTCCGCGCAGAGCCCCGCCGGGCGCCCCTGATCGGCCGCGCGATCGCGCGCCGCTGGAAGGGCGACGGCCCGGCGCCTGCGCGGTTCGGCCTCGGAAAGTACGCCTGGGGTGGCGAGCGCATACGCCTGGCGGAGCTGCGGGTCCCCGATCGCCTGCTCGACCAGCCGCTCGTGCTCACGGCGCTCGAGGGGGGGCGGTACCGGCTCGCCGAGAGGGAGGGGGGCCAGCTGCTCGAGGGGAGGGTGGGGCAGCGGGTGGGCGGCGACGGCGCGGCCGTCGAGATCGACGTCGACGAGCTCGTCGCGCGGCCGGGCACCGAGTTCGTGGTCGTGCGAAGCGAGCGAGGCGGGGTGGTGACGGCCGTCCGCGAGGTGCTCCGGGCGTACGAGACCACACGCAAGTCCGGCGTCCTCGTGGCGCGTTTCCAGGACACGAGCCCGGAGCGCGCCGCGGCGACCTTGAACGCCATCGCCCAGGCGTACCTGCGCCGGAACGTCGAGCGGAAGTCCGCCGAGGCCGCGCAGATGCTCGGATTCCTCGAGTCCCAGCTCCCGCACCTGAAGGAGAACGTCGACAAGGCCGAGCTCGCGATGAACGAGTATCAGCGCGACAAGCGGACCCTCGACCTGTCTCACGAGGCGCAGGGGATGCTCGAGCAGTCCATCCGGATCGAGACCGCGCTGCAGGAGCTGCAGATGCAGGCGACCGATCTGCGGCAGCGCTTCACGTCGAGCCATCCGGCCGTGGTCGCGGCGCAGGAGAAGATCGCGAAGGTGAAGGCGGAGCGCGCCGGCCTCGAGGAGCAGATGCGCGGGCTGCCCAAGCGCGAGCTCGAGTCCGCACGCCTCGCGCGCGACGTGACGGTCGCGTCGGAGCTCTACGTGCTCGTGCTCAACAAGGCGCAGGAGCTCAAGGTCGCGAGGTCGGGCGTCGTGGGCAACGTGACCGTGCTCGATCCGGCGGAGATCCCTCGCAGCCCGGCGCGCCCCCGCCCCCTGCTGGTGCTGTCGCTGGCGCTCCTGCTGGGCCTCGGCGCCGGCGTCGCCGCCGCGCTCGCGCGCAGGGCGCTCACGGAGGGCGCCGACGACCCCGACGAGATCGAGGCCCGCACCGGGCTGCCCGTGTTCGTCATGGTCCCGCACAGCGACACCGAGGGGCGCCTGGATCGCGAGGCGCGCCGCGTGCCGGGCGCGTTCCGCACCGCCCTCGCGGAGGCGGCCCCGGACGATCTCGCCGTCGAGGGGCTGCGCAGCCTCCGCACGGCGCTCCAGTTCGCCCTCGTGGAGGCGCGCAACAACGTCATCGCGCTCGGCGCGCCGGCCCCGGCGGTCGGCAAGTCGTTCGTCTCGGTCAACCTCGCCCACCTCCTCGCCGCCGCGGGGCGCCGCGTGCTGCTCGTCGACGGCGACCTTCGCCGCGGCCGCCTGCACCGCTACTTCTCCCTCGAGCGGACCCCCGGCCTCTCCGACGCGGTGAGCGGCACGGTCCCGCTCGAGCAGGCCCTTCGCCGTACGGGGATCGAGCGCCTGGACGTCCTCTCGACCGGCCGCATCCCCCCCAACCCGGCGGAGCTCCTGGCGAGCCACCGCTTCCAGCAGCTCCTCGCGTCGGTGTCGGAGCGCTACGATCTCGTGCTCGTCGACACGCCGCCCGTGCTCGCCGTGACCGACCCCGCGCTCGTGGCGCGGCTCGCCAGCGTGAACCTCCTCGTCCTGCGGGCGGGGGCGCACTCCATCGCGGAGATCGCGCAGGCCGCGAAGCACCTGGCGCAAGCCGGGGTGAAGCTCCAGGGCGCGATCCTCAACGAGGTCCAGGGAACGCGCGGCGGGCGGTACGGGCGCGGAGGGCGCTACTACCGCTACGACTACCGCTCCGACGCCTCGTAG
- a CDS encoding OmcA/MtrC family decaheme c-type cytochrome, whose protein sequence is MTWRVRGAAWSIAVAIMMALAAGCGDDDDDGGGGGGGGGGGGGGALGDNAAIQTGALKVDIQGVDIPEGGGAPTVTFKVTDGTTAVTTLVQEIKNGAATPQTFPWTSVPRITLSKLDAEAGDYTSYYTRPQTGRQWQREGEGVNEPVQASADQATFDQAPTDATLDQRLTHQGDGVYRYTLAALPAGAQVDRAATHTAGIWLTRHTAAGEAATSSSTDTVNFIPAGGTAAKDEVVSLQACNRCHAPAVNAHDERLGVTVCQTCHSPQSTDPDTGNTVDFKVMVHKIHMGGDLPSAQGAGAPYTIVGFRQATSTDPAAGVHVYDAGFINDVRDCALCHQGEDAARWNTRPSAAACTSCHDNVRFAQAGLPDCGTATAAPPALCNHILSQPATANCAGCHTAADIQQRHVPLSEQAKAFRYDIMNVTVGDDRVPVVRFAVRKPDNSAYALETDAAYTTQGASLNAMFGWPTTDYTNQGSGATSPGQPLRVPIVATPTGGTAPAVTSNVTPVAGQPGVYDLRATAAIPADVTSASVHLEGHPILNGEEMPVENAIRNFGVGGGAAADRRQVVDVQKCDACHGYLSAHGANRNNVIQVCAVCHNPRATDAGRRGTGSPGAGTPAESIDFKRMIHEIHAAGIRGEEVTIYGFGNTPHTFPGEIPNTTANCAICHVANTWNLPLNAAVFDTTLFGADTEVPATIAVCTACHDQTRFEGTGLPACNTLAELNSEECLHSGGAQPTDAGCAVCHGPGTAFDLNQAHPIQQ, encoded by the coding sequence ATGACTTGGCGTGTCCGAGGGGCGGCGTGGAGCATCGCCGTGGCGATCATGATGGCGCTCGCCGCCGGCTGCGGCGACGACGACGACGACGGCGGCGGTGGTGGCGGCGGCGGAGGAGGAGGAGGAGGCGGAGCCCTGGGCGACAACGCCGCCATCCAGACCGGCGCGCTCAAGGTGGACATCCAGGGGGTCGACATCCCCGAGGGCGGAGGCGCCCCCACGGTCACGTTCAAGGTGACGGACGGCACGACCGCCGTGACCACCCTCGTGCAGGAGATCAAGAACGGCGCCGCGACGCCCCAGACCTTCCCGTGGACGAGCGTGCCGCGGATCACGCTCTCGAAGCTCGACGCCGAGGCGGGCGACTACACCTCGTACTACACGCGCCCGCAGACTGGCCGCCAGTGGCAGCGCGAGGGCGAGGGGGTGAACGAACCGGTCCAGGCCAGCGCGGATCAGGCGACGTTCGATCAGGCGCCCACGGACGCGACGCTCGATCAACGGCTGACGCACCAGGGGGACGGCGTCTACCGCTACACGCTCGCGGCCCTCCCGGCGGGCGCACAGGTCGACCGCGCCGCGACGCACACGGCCGGCATCTGGCTGACGCGCCACACTGCGGCGGGTGAGGCGGCGACCTCGTCGTCGACCGACACGGTGAACTTCATCCCCGCCGGTGGGACGGCCGCGAAGGACGAGGTCGTGAGCCTGCAGGCCTGCAACCGGTGCCACGCGCCCGCGGTCAACGCCCACGACGAGCGGCTCGGGGTGACGGTCTGCCAGACCTGCCACTCGCCGCAGTCCACCGATCCGGACACCGGCAACACCGTGGACTTCAAGGTGATGGTCCACAAGATCCACATGGGCGGCGACCTCCCGTCCGCGCAGGGGGCCGGCGCGCCGTACACCATCGTCGGCTTCCGCCAGGCGACGAGCACCGATCCGGCGGCGGGCGTGCACGTCTACGACGCCGGCTTCATCAACGACGTGCGCGACTGCGCGCTCTGCCACCAGGGCGAGGACGCGGCGCGCTGGAACACGCGGCCGTCCGCGGCGGCGTGCACCTCCTGCCACGACAACGTCCGCTTCGCCCAGGCCGGGCTGCCCGACTGCGGCACGGCGACGGCGGCGCCGCCCGCGCTGTGCAACCACATCCTCAGCCAGCCTGCGACCGCCAACTGCGCCGGGTGCCACACCGCGGCGGACATCCAGCAGCGGCACGTGCCGCTCTCCGAGCAGGCGAAGGCGTTCCGCTACGACATCATGAACGTCACCGTGGGTGACGATCGAGTCCCGGTGGTGCGGTTCGCGGTGCGCAAGCCCGACAACTCCGCGTACGCGCTCGAGACCGACGCCGCCTACACCACGCAGGGCGCGTCGCTCAACGCGATGTTCGGGTGGCCGACGACGGACTACACGAACCAGGGCTCCGGCGCGACGTCTCCGGGGCAGCCGCTGCGGGTCCCCATCGTCGCGACGCCCACGGGAGGCACGGCGCCCGCCGTGACCAGCAACGTCACGCCGGTGGCAGGCCAGCCGGGCGTGTACGACCTGCGCGCGACGGCGGCGATCCCGGCGGACGTCACGAGCGCGTCGGTCCACCTCGAGGGTCACCCGATCCTGAACGGCGAGGAGATGCCGGTCGAGAACGCCATCCGGAACTTCGGCGTCGGCGGCGGCGCGGCGGCGGACCGCCGGCAGGTGGTCGACGTCCAGAAGTGCGACGCCTGCCACGGCTACCTCTCCGCGCACGGGGCCAACCGCAACAACGTCATCCAGGTCTGCGCGGTGTGCCACAACCCGCGGGCCACCGACGCCGGGCGGCGCGGGACGGGCAGCCCGGGCGCGGGCACGCCCGCGGAGTCGATCGACTTCAAGCGGATGATCCACGAGATCCACGCGGCCGGGATCCGCGGCGAGGAGGTCACCATCTACGGCTTCGGGAACACCCCGCACACGTTCCCCGGTGAGATCCCGAACACGACCGCGAACTGCGCCATCTGCCACGTGGCGAACACCTGGAACCTGCCGCTCAACGCCGCGGTCTTCGACACGACGCTGTTCGGCGCGGACACGGAGGTCCCGGCCACGATCGCGGTCTGCACCGCCTGCCACGACCAGACCCGGTTCGAGGGGACGGGGCTGCCGGCGTGCAACACCCTCGCCGAGCTGAACAGCGAGGAGTGCCTCCACTCCGGCGGGGCGCAGCCGACCGACGCGGGCTGCGCGGTGTGCCACGGCCCAGGGACGGCGTTCGACCTCAACCAGGCGCACCCGATCCAGCAGTAG